Within Rhododendron vialii isolate Sample 1 chromosome 12a, ASM3025357v1, the genomic segment CATTTCAGAATAGCAGTGGGTCATATAGTTGCCTCTACTGTAATGTTCTGAATGTATATTATCACTACATAGTATGCTATTCAAGAATCATGTAGGATTGCTATGTCAACCTGTTAGGGGAAACACGATAACTTACTCCCCTCACAAAGTTAAGCTTTCAAACGTGTTGGTGGTTAAAAATTAAACAAGATATTGGAGCATGGAACAAACTTTTTGTCCAAGCCTCAACGTTTACCAAACAAGTATAAAGTGTTCATCCCACCTGTGCAGGAGAGTTTAGTCACACATGAGAAGAGTACATGTTGACGAATCAACCATAAAAAGTATTTTATCCCTTCTCTCAGGTATTAAACTTTTAGATAGGGTAGTGGTGGAGTAATTAACAAGGTAACATGCCATCAAAACATATACAGAATGCCGAATGACATACTGTTTCATAGTCAAGGCCTTGATTCTCCTTCGGACTGTACTCATCTGAGCTTATGTCGACAAACTTGATTGCTCCATATTGCTTATCCCTCTCTCTTAACATGTTGACCTAACAATGAAACGGTGAAACGAACGCAAATATTCTCACATCGTTTCCATTTCCCAACTACATACTCAAACACACttaaatccaaacccaaaaaaaattaatttccgaTACCTCACGCATGCAAAGCGGGCATTCTCCGTCATACAGCATTTTAACCTTCCAATTATCTGGCGATTTCCCTACATCATCCTTACTGGGAGCAACAGGATTCACAGTTGCCTCGTGTATAGCGCGAATTGGATACTTCAAtcctggaaaatgaaaaaaaaaaaacaaaaactgaactttttattttttgaactgaGAATGAATTTGAAATCTTGAACTGAGAACATGCTTCTTTACTCTGCCCATGCATTAAAAACTCAATTCAAATACTAAAGACACACTTCAGAATGTGAATATGTGATTCCCATAAAAGAGAGCCAAAGGTAAGATAAAAATCACTCATCATAACAGAACTAGAACATGCTTAACTGAATTTTTacattgccttttttttttttttggtcttattttcgtttttttctGAACTCTTATTAGTTTTGCTTTAAATTTCTTAAATTATATTCATTCCGGCAAGAAGAACATAAAAATAAGATTATAacttaaagccaaaaatctaGAACCACAAACTCATACAGAAACACTTGCACACCAACACTGGACGGAGGTCCATTGGTCTTCTGAATTTTCCTTCGAGTCTAATTCTTTgatgaataaataatttacaaaattggATATAAAATGAACGTAAGCCAAAAATAAGTTATGCCAATAACCCGAGACTTATAgctgttgagagagagagagagagagagagagggggagagggggGATGGAGGATTACCAGATGGGCGATGGGCATGTGAAATGGGTCCATGGAAAGGATGTGAAGCAGCAGGGACATGGAATCTGGTTCTGAGATATCTAGGGACAGGAAATAGAGATGAGTTTGCTTTTCTTCCAATAAAGACAGCACCTCTAATCGccgccattctctctctctctctctctctctctctctctctctctctctctctctctctcgtgatgATTTCGCTTCGTGATCTGTTGTTGTGAATGATTGAGAAGAGAATGCTGGAGTAGTTAAAGTTTCAGTTATAAACGGCTTTCCATACGTGGCAACACGGGCTTCACTCATACTATTTCCAGGCGTGGCCGCTAAATAACCGACCAGCGGTGCTACATACTTTGCTCGTTTCAACGCTCAATATTTGACCGTCTGTTTCAGTAATTAATAATtggaatattaaaaaaaatattgtttggaagactttttaaaaattcgaaccgtccaaaacacttttggtcAATAAGATTGAGAGTGGTAGGAGAGAGATAAAAGTTGAGCGGTTCGCGTCGACTTTCCCGTTACTGACTTGGTGTACCGTTGTCTCGATGGCAAGTGTCGCGTGCTAAATCACATAATTCACGTGCACAACCGTGGGAATAAACACCTTTGAAACATATTCAAAACTATTAGAATTCGTAAGAACGAGAATTGAGAGCGTAATTATGAAACATTAATTTTATAGAACAGAAAGTCTATagttaccgatcgggaaatTTCGATCGGAATCCCAACGTCCCGCCGGGCACTCTCCGACCACCGCATGGCcaatccgatccgtccaataattctaaaaaaaaaaccgagtgagCTCTGGCGAAAATAAATGGCATCCAACGTGTGTAAAtagccgatccaagcactccttttttggccgatccaaacactccgtttttggccgatccaaacacaaaaatggagtgtttggatcggccacttacacacgtcggatgccctTTATTTTTGCGagggcccactcgatttttttttataattattggacggatcggattggccgtccggtggccagaacGTGGCCGGCGGGGCGttgggattccgatcgggatttcccgatcggtaactgtagacttactCTTTATAGAATTACGTGACTAAAGCGTCGTGTGGCAAagaaaattgctattccccccccccctgacacatcccacccccccggccccacctccctttcccagATTACCCCCccgccccctctctctctctccctctctccctctctcccttttctttctttctttcctttccactttgttcttttctctttttttttcccttttatttctggtttggttttttttttttttttcattttatttattttttttttccagtttgaatttttttttctttttaataataggttcaaggctaattctagactttgtaaagtaaatgagagaaaaaaaagtgtttcaattgattatgtttatccgattgttttatttttatttttttatcctttatagattaaaaaatatagttacgaaaataagtatttcaattttcaatccgtttgaaccaatgcaaatatgttatttttctgatcatttcatcctaaatggtcgtaataaatttttggctccaaggcctttcaatgaacaccctaagagagtccttaaactaaataatgagtcttagggtgctcgttgaaaggccgtaaaacaaaaaattcattaagattacaattagtgttcgggaactaattacgaaatgtattttgcaaacgacatactaatccagaatacaaatgatatatttaggattacttttttttaactatagtacaatttaataaatttgttaaccattatttagcatagatcatcttaattgattcagtagtatgttgcttcaaattaCTTTTCTACTCCATATGATTGCAAAtagctggtttctatttttttttaaaactaaaacgaaaacgttttaggggcttcgtagaggctactgtgccaatgaggacagcagagccctcgggcccccctactttttaatttaaacgttataatgaattttttggtttaaggcctttcaacaaacaccttaaggctcattatttagtttcaagactcttttagggtgtccattgaaaggccttgaagtcaaaaatttattacgaccatttaggatgaaatgatcagaaaaataaaatctttgcactggttcaaacggattgaaaattgaaacacttattttagtaactatattttttaatctataaaggacaaaaaaataaaaataaaacagtcggataaacataatcaattgaaacacttttttttctctcaattactttacaaagtctagaattaaacttgaacctattattaaagagaaaaaaaattcaaaccggaaagaaataaaataaaataaaatgaaaaaaaaaaactaaaccagaaaaaaaaggaaaaaaaaaagggaaaagaataaactgggaaggaaagaaagaaagaaaaggaagagagagagagagagagagagagagggaggggggggtaatctgggaaagggaggtggggccggggagggggggtgtgtcagggggggggggaatagcagccCTCTGTGGCAAATTGGCTGGGGTTGCTTACCTGGCAGAGCCTGCGAGTTTGACGTCAGCACTCAGCAGATTGAGAACCCAGAAACCGGGGCAAATCTAATAATCCTGTATATTTTAGGGTTTAAAgtgcaaaattttattttcgtaGTTTCTCCCTTCCATAGCTGCTGCAGTTGTCGCTGGTGCTCTCTCAAAACTCCAGTGTTGGCATTAATGGCTTTCCTACTCCATAAAACCACTATTCTCTCAAATTTACGGTCCCATTCTCAGGTATTTTCTTCTGTTTCTCTCTCACTTTGctgctactctctctctctcactctcttctcGTATGAAATTTCTATCGCGAATTGAACAGAAGAATGACGACTCGCTCACGCGACGGGGATTCCATGTCGAGCCAGGGCCTCGCGAGAAAGCTGTGAGTGCTGTTCTTCTCTTTCCCTTTCTTGTTTTAACTTCTCTCCGTTTTAGTATTAGTTACAATTGGATGCAAATCGAACCGGTTAGATCGTCCTTTCTCTCCTCTTACGGTGTAAATTCTTCAAGAGAATTGGTCAAAATAGTTGGGATCTATGAAAGCAATTGGTCAAAGACTCTTAAATAATCAAAGGGCACTGAAAGTGGAAAATAGGGAGTTTATGCTGGCGTGTTTTGAGGCTGTAATTCTTCGCATTCAACTGAAATCATGATCACTGATCACGTCTGATCAGACATTTTATACTCGTTATCTTTCAATTCCCCTTTtggctctcttttttcttcggTTTAGTATATTTTAGCAATTGCAATGGAAAAGTTGAACATAATAGAAGGAAGAACGAGAAAGAGGGAAAAGAGAAATGTAAGAAAACATTACGAGGAAACGACTATTTCTCCCACAAAATTTCCTTGCTAGTCTATAAGCCCAACTTTTGTTGATCACCCCTATGTATGGACTCAAAATCAGTGCCATCATTTATATACGGTATATGTGTGCATCAAGTATTATTGCTCAGACAATTTTGAAACACACAGCAATTCTAAGGCCGTGAATTAATATCTACCAATTTGCAATTGGGAACAAttatgtggaaactttatatccatctcaaaactatttttgcaatGAGTGGAGATATCCCAACATTTTATAAATTGATCACCCctttcactcccaagcaatgtgagactataTTTCCTTGACATCTcctctcacgtgcagccgcgtttgagatCTATCACATGTAGCCTCTTTTTTGGGTCTTATCATCGTGCAACCTTTTTGCTGGTTTGTCATCATGGGAAGCggttgtgaatttttaaaaaatcggGTGGAATGAGCCTCCCTCTAGTACTATGTGGAAGCTTTATATCCATTTCAATACCAATTGGCGAAGAGGGGAGAGGTCCCAAcattatattaagtgatcactcattccactctcaagcaatgtggcGCTATATTTGCTTAACAAATTCAAGTCTCAGTTAATTGAATCTGCCGCTATATTCACTATATTATTAACAAATCCCAAGCAAAGCACACAGAGGAGAGACTCGTGAATTGTACTTGGAGAACACCACCAGCTAAAAAAAAACGCTGGGACCATTTAAAACCATTTTCAATTGCTTGTAGGTTCCACAAATTTCAACCTTAAAGCACAAACACTGACTGCATGGAAGATTGCACTAAGCTTCCATGACTTGAATCCGTATTCAACATTGGTTGCTCTAAAACACGTATTGTTTGAGCAATCAATTTGTCTTGCTTAAATGTCTGCAATGTTAAGAACCCAAGTCAATTTTGATATATTTCTTCAAATTTCAGTCGCATTTTAGTGCCCTCCCCAAATTCTTTTTAGCTCTTTGAATTTTGAGTCTTTACTTAGAACATTGATGAAAGGTGTTCTCTAAAACTCtgatcaagctttgaccatctCTTTGAAACTACTACACTTGAAGCCTACGTTACATGGACTCAGATATGGATGTTGGGTGTGGATACATGTCTAAGTATACATCTTGGTTGATCCCACCACCACCAGGGATTGGAGATTGGAGGTACATAGAAtctttcttttgaataaagGATATTATATGTATGGAACCTATTATTTAAATAGCTACTAGGCCAAATCAAGGTGCAAAAAACTGAAAGCCCTTATTTTAAGTTCCTCACCGGAAACGTAGCTTACCGAATCAGATAAGACATGGATGTGAATGCTCAGATTCGTGTAATTTTCATTTCAAGGGTACAAGGACTCGTCAAAATATGTAAAAGTCTCAATATATAGTTTCTATTTCTATCTTATATGATGTTTACTAGTTATCTTGGATCTTGTCATATCCATATCCGAGTGTCGAATGTTCAATGTGCGTATGTTATCCATTTAGAAGGATCCATCAACATAGCTTGAAGCTTTGACTAGCTTAAACCTTTATCTTTCTTGCTTGCAAGTTAAGTCCTTGGAGGATtcggaaataaaattttcttcttaGGATTGGTAGGCActaaattattgaaaatttgtACTCGATTAAGTTTTTCTCAAATGGGTTTGACAACCTATACTATTACTAGGGAACTCTGTGGCCAAACATTTTCTTCTTAGTTATTGAAACCTCACCGTCTTCTCAACCTTATAGTATTAATTTACAGTGCATGGGTTGTTCTATGATTCAATGTTTCCTATGATTGTTTGGGAAGCTCTGGGTAGCTCTTTTTCTAAATTTGGGAGATTGTTACGACATAGAAAGATATGTGGTACGGTTGAACGATAACTTTAGGAGATTGTTATGTGATAGCACATGCTGCTTGCGATTTATTCATCACCACATTACTGTTCTTATATCAAATTCAATCTACAgtcactgttttctttttttatgcaACATTTGTATTGGAATTTAATAATGCTGTCGATATCATTGTTACCAAGGCAAACTCTAGTGAACATCAGATGTGAGTTTGTAAGATTGGGAAACAAGGCCCCACCGCCCCATCCATTGTCACTTTGATCATAGGATTTACTTTCATCTCTCACTTTGTTTTAAAGCATTTTCTTACCAGATTGTTGGCCATTGCGAATTCATTGATGGCATCATTCTTTAAGTTCATATCCTCCCTGGGCCACATCATTTTGGATAGGCTGTTTATCTCCCTTTTTTCCAAGGGGATACATATAACTATTTTATAGTGAAAGGGGGGCAAGTGCTACTTTTGGTGGAGGCATCGTATTGTCTTTTCCCATTTTGTACCTGCAAATAGAAGAAGACATtcttcacaacaacaacaataataacagaacccatctagtccctaATCATTGGGGGGTATGGGCAGGGAAGGATTGGAGATAGACTTAACATTTggtaatatatgcacaaagtgggcTGCTCTCGGAAGAAGACATTGTTATCCACTTATCCTGCACATTTATTTCTGCCAGTTCCTCGTACAAATTATTTTCCACATATATACCTCCTGCATTTTCTTCTGAATAAGAATCCAGCTGTGTTTACATAATAAGGAAAAGGTCGTTTTCCAGTGGTATGTGGGTTTCTATGTAATTTCTTCTCTCTGCAGTTTTTTTGAGCTACACTAACTCTCTTGGTCAAACATTTTGTTGCCTCTCCCCCTGTGAGAAGCTGAAGTGCATTATATTTAATTGTTTGGCTTTACTTGTGTCTTACACTTGTTAAAGATgatatatttgaaatttttggtggCTTGTACCTTGGTTGCGACTCCTCTTATAGGAGCAAATACGGTTAAGAGCTATAAGGCGCCAAAAGTATGGCCACCAAAATAtactctttatcgatatatcgTTAAAACCTTCCCATCTAGGTTGCTTACGGTTGTTGACTTGTTTCTTGTAATTTATTTGAGACTCTTCTTGTAGTCTGAACTCCTATTGTTTAACCCTCACTTCTCAAGCTATACATATCTGTATATGTGTGTTTCCGTTGGACCTACAAAACTTTCCATGATATTTGTCGGATTATTGATTTCACATTTTACTTTACACATGATGCATTTGGATGGACGTCAAATTTCTGCCGGAACTGCTCTCATATTCATCTGATTCCACTAAGTATGAGGGGGGGTCTTTAACTAAGCTCATTACCTTCAGCTGCTGTCAGAGGATCCATCATTAAAGCGGTTCAAATCATGCAAGAAGAGTGTGTGGCGACTCAAAAGAATTGGAAATGTTCTCACAATTGTAGTTGTAGCAGGTAAAGCTAATGTCTCATGCTTGGGTTCCCTCCCACCCCCCCTTAATTCACGCACACATGTGTGCCTTTACCGTAGATGGGAATACATCTGTTTTCTAAGTTCTTGCATATGCAACTTCCCCATGAACGTGGTTGATGATAATCTGTATGCTGATCCCAGGAACTATAAAGTGCTTCCAGATCATTATTTGCTGTGTTAGACAAACATAAGAAACAAAGTTGCAAATTTGCAATATGTTTCTTGTTGAGCACTAAAATTCTGATCGGATATGCCTTCTCTCAGGCTAGTACACTGTTCCTTGGGGATCGGAATCTAACTCTCACATCCATAAACAATTTGTCACTTGTTTTATCATTCATGGCAAAACCCATTTGGTTATGCAATTGATTATCGTTTCATTCCACTGTGAATTTGACATTTTGCTTTCTTGCAGCTGCCAATAGTTGCAGAATGCAGAATGAATCGTTTTGTGTTTTGTAGCATCATTTGTCATTGAAGCAATGTAGCCTGCAGCAGGTTTTCCTACCTTAGGAATAGTTACTATGAGTCTAtgactagaaaaaaaaagagtttggcCCTCTCGGTGAAGTTCTTGCCATGTAGTTTTATAAAATCGTACATTAACATGTCTTCTGAATATTTGCCCTGCAGTATGGAGCCTTCCCTAGTCTTTTACAAGTTATTCAATTTGCTTAGTACTTCTGTACTCTTTGATATGGTCTTGAGTTGACAAGGGATCTCTACATGGGCTTCAAGATGACTTATAGTCTTACTTTTCTCGTCTCTTTTATGCACCTCAGGTTGTTGCTATGAGATTTATGTCAAAGCAGTAATGCGAGAAGAAGCTAGGAAACAAGCAAGCGGAAGTGCATAACGGAAGGGCGCGTTTCTCTGACATTTGTTTCAGCTATAGGGcttttgtgattttgtttttccttgGTGTCCAATAAGCCGGACAAAAAGGGTCCAACAAGCCAGACAAAAAGGGGAGTGGTATATTAGCTTTGAGCTGCCTCTCCATCCACTGCCAATAGACCTTGTTGATGCTTTCGAAGATTTTAGGATAAGACTCTAGATTGATTGTCATGTTGCTTGTGCTTGTTTTCGCCGTAAGTTTACTTCGCTTGGTTGTTATTTTTATGTTATGTATAACTTGTTTATATCTTCACGTGTGAGTCAAGAGTTGCATTTGCGGGAAAGCATTAGAGCATTCCACATTGATTACTTATTACCCTCCAAATTAGTATATGAGCCGAGTAGCCTTTCTACCCATTGTTGATTTTTACTTGAATGTTTTAACAGTGCGCGGTGATCAATTCTTATCCATATTTCAATCAAAGgccttcaattttcaattccaacttCCTATCTGGCACTATCAGAGAATGTGAAAGAAAGTCCTTGGTTGGTGAACATATCCAAGTGTGTGAATTCGAATCGGTGATACAACTCATGCCATCCattcttggagagagagagagagagagagagagagagagagagagtacaagaTGTGTTCCCTTTTTCTGCACCTAGTACCTTcgcctttttcttttgttggttACACATCAGCGCAAAATTCATGTAGCACACAATTTTATTGGGTAATTGTGTAAATATCGAGTTTTTGCATCcccactttcatttttttttttttcgcataAGGATTTAATGGATTAGTAGGGTTTTGCAAATTCCTAAGTGAAGAAGTatgatttgggaatcgaacttACGACTTAAACTTGGATTTATTGACTCAACACATATTTACGTGATCATAAATAATGATAACTCTTTTTAGATTAAATTTCTGGATTTGCCCCTTGCAATGATCGGAGATAACAGTATTCCCTTTATAAAGGTGGAAGTGGTGGGGAAGCAATGGTGGTGTAGTGCTTAGAGGTTGTTTTGGTGATAGTGTGTTAATTGATTTGGGGGAGAGTGGTGAAGTTAAAGCGGCGGTGATCAAACGACGATAGTAGTGGTAGTGTTGTATTTGTAGTGGTCAGGTGATAGTGTGGGTGGTGATCGAAGACACTCAAATTTGGCTTCATAAATGTAGAAGTCTCACCTTGGGCGACTCGTGATGATGAAATGGTTTCTAATGATTTGATGAAGTATGGAAAGACCTATGAACTCTGTGGAACTCAGACGAAATAAATGAATGACCTATAAATAGGGATGTGAGTGTCAGAttgaacttagaatgtgtagatgAGTGCATGCGGAAACTCATTTTAGCCTTTGTGGCTCCGATGATCATTGAATCAGtctccttttgaccaacttttcctaaattaaactttattattttcggtgttcattttcatcatcttttaatacttCGAAAACATTACTTATCTTTGTATAATTGGTCATGATTTGATTTAAAACGAGAGGGATGcgatcatttttaaaaaatgaataatttttttgacctctgagggtaaaatggtcacatccTTTGATgcacaaattatttttgatccAAATTATTTGGGTTATAAAGTAGATTTGACAAGCTTTATAAtagttcaaaccacgcgcaaatcggagttcgggagtgacATGGGCAAGCCCACAAATACCTCAATACGATTTATTGAGTTATAAAGTAAATTGAGCTAACTTTTTAATAGTTCAAACCACGCGTACGTAAATCAAAGTTCGGGAGTATTATGGGCAAGGTCGCAAAGTTTGATATGTTGTGCAGCTTTGGTGCACCTCAAGCGCAACTGTATGCTCCCCGGGCACACTTTAATGGGCCTCAGGCGCTTCCTTAGCATTGAGATCTTTGCGGGCTTGCCCAGAACACTCCCGAAATTtgatttgcgcgtggtttgaagcATTataaagcttgttaaatctactttaTAACCCAAATAATTTggatcaaaaataatttgtgcAGCAAGacgtgaccattttaccctcagtgggtcaaaaaactattcaatttttttaaaacaatcgCATCCCTTTCATTTTAAATTGAATCATGACCAATTATATAAAGATAAGTAATGTTTTCAAAGTATTAAAAGACGATGAAAACGaacaatgaaaataataaagctTAATTTAGGAAAAGTTGATTAAAAGGAAGCCGATGCCATGAAGGATAAAAAATCATGACCAATTCAAAACACGTTATTCAATGGCCAGGTCACGTCTTTTGAtgcataaattattttttatctaaattATTTGGGTTATAAAGTAGATTTGAAAAGCTTTATAATGGTTCAAACTATCCGAAAATCGGAGTCCGGGGGTGTTCGGGACAAGCTCACAAAGTTTAATATGTTGTGCAGCTTTGGTGTGCCTCAAGCGCAAGTGTATGCGCCCCAGGCACATCCTCAGCATTGAGATCTTTGCGGTCTTGCTCTGAACACCCCCGAAATTCAATTTGCGCGTGATTTGAACCATGAAAAAGCTAGTTCAATTTGCTTTCTAACCAAAGTAATTCGGATAAACAATAATTCATACATCGAaagacatgaccattttacccttggtAGTTCAAAAAATCATTCATTTCGATAAATCGCTCGCTTACCCCTAACTTTAAACTACTTATTAAAGATGGTGGAGTCCAACAATAAAAATATTTCGGTTTTGTTTGCGAAAAGTGGATAGGAAGAAGACTTCTCC encodes:
- the LOC131311931 gene encoding uncharacterized protein At5g50100, chloroplastic, translating into MAAIRGAVFIGRKANSSLFPVPRYLRTRFHVPAASHPFHGPISHAHRPSGLKYPIRAIHEATVNPVAPSKDDVGKSPDNWKVKMLYDGECPLCMREVNMLRERDKQYGAIKFVDISSDEYSPKENQGLDYETVMGRIHAILSDGTVVTDVEAFRKLYEAVDLGWVYAITKYKPIATIADAVYGVWAKYRLQITGRPSLEEVLEARKNKGEACNDSKVCKM
- the LOC131311932 gene encoding succinate dehydrogenase subunit 7B, mitochondrial-like, coding for MAFLLHKTTILSNLRSHSQKNDDSLTRRGFHVEPGPREKALLSEDPSLKRFKSCKKSVWRLKRIGNVLTIVVVAGCCYEIYVKAVMREEARKQASGSA